The following proteins come from a genomic window of Paenibacillus spongiae:
- a CDS encoding ribulokinase produces MSSKFAIGVDYGTESGRAVLVRLSDGAEIAEHVTPYRHGVMDEKLPVSGYKLELDWALQHPTDYIEVLETSVPAVMKAAGIQPDEVIGLGIDFTACTMLPVDEAGRPLCWDQAFSDNPHSWVKLWKHHAAQDEANLINEIAARRGEQFLVRYGGKISSEWMIAKAWQILNEAPEIYTAADKFVEAADWVIGQMTGNIVRNSCTAGYKSIWHKQEGYPSADFFKELDPRLEQLTETKLRGDVLPLGTKAGGLTAAMAERMGLKAGTAIAVGNVDAHAAVPAVGVVTPGKLVMAMGTSICHLLLSSEEKTVEGMCGVVEDGIVPGYFGYEAGQSAVGDIFAWFVDESVPAYAAEAAKQEGVSVHEWLEKYAAELKPGESGVLALDWWNGNRSVLVDTDLTGLFVGLTLLTKPHEMYRALLEATAFGTRKIIEAFHGSGVAVEELYACGGLPQKNRLLMQIYADVTNREIKIAASKQTPALGAAMFGAVAAGASAGGYDTIVEAAQRMARVQEETFKPIPANVAVYNKLYAEYNALHDYFGRGANDVMKRLKAIKEQAGML; encoded by the coding sequence ATGAGCAGCAAGTTTGCAATCGGTGTCGATTATGGAACGGAATCGGGGCGCGCGGTGCTTGTCAGACTGTCGGATGGCGCGGAGATCGCAGAGCATGTGACCCCATATCGCCATGGCGTAATGGATGAGAAGCTTCCTGTAAGCGGATACAAACTGGAGCTCGACTGGGCTTTGCAGCACCCGACCGACTATATCGAGGTTCTGGAGACGTCTGTGCCAGCTGTCATGAAAGCGGCCGGCATTCAGCCGGATGAGGTGATTGGTCTGGGGATTGATTTCACGGCATGCACGATGCTGCCGGTCGACGAAGCCGGGCGGCCCCTTTGCTGGGATCAAGCCTTCTCGGATAATCCGCATAGTTGGGTGAAGCTGTGGAAGCACCATGCCGCTCAGGACGAGGCAAACCTGATCAACGAAATCGCCGCCCGGCGGGGCGAGCAATTTCTAGTTCGGTACGGCGGCAAAATCTCCTCGGAATGGATGATCGCCAAGGCATGGCAAATCCTGAACGAAGCGCCGGAGATCTATACGGCTGCGGATAAATTCGTCGAAGCGGCTGATTGGGTTATCGGCCAAATGACGGGAAACATCGTACGCAACAGCTGCACAGCCGGTTATAAGTCCATCTGGCATAAGCAGGAGGGATATCCGAGCGCGGATTTCTTCAAGGAACTGGACCCGCGTCTTGAGCAGCTGACGGAAACGAAGCTGCGCGGCGACGTGCTGCCGCTGGGCACCAAAGCGGGCGGGCTGACGGCCGCAATGGCCGAGCGTATGGGATTGAAGGCAGGAACCGCAATCGCCGTAGGCAATGTAGACGCGCACGCAGCCGTTCCGGCGGTCGGCGTCGTTACGCCGGGCAAGCTGGTCATGGCGATGGGAACGTCGATTTGTCATCTGCTGCTGAGCAGCGAGGAGAAAACAGTCGAGGGCATGTGCGGCGTGGTGGAGGATGGCATCGTTCCGGGGTATTTCGGTTATGAAGCGGGCCAGTCCGCTGTCGGAGATATTTTTGCCTGGTTTGTGGACGAGTCTGTACCGGCCTACGCTGCGGAAGCGGCCAAGCAAGAAGGCGTGAGTGTGCATGAGTGGCTGGAGAAGTATGCTGCCGAGCTGAAGCCGGGCGAATCCGGCGTTCTCGCGCTTGATTGGTGGAACGGGAATCGTTCCGTGCTGGTGGATACCGATCTGACCGGTCTGTTCGTCGGTCTTACGCTCCTGACGAAGCCCCATGAGATGTACCGTGCGCTGCTGGAAGCGACCGCATTCGGAACGCGGAAGATCATCGAGGCCTTCCACGGCAGCGGCGTTGCTGTCGAGGAGCTGTACGCCTGCGGCGGATTGCCGCAGAAGAATCGTCTTCTGATGCAAATTTACGCGGATGTGACCAATCGCGAGATTAAGATTGCAGCGTCCAAGCAGACGCCTGCGCTAGGGGCTGCTATGTTTGGGGCTGTCGCTGCCGGGGCATCCGCCGGAGGATATGATACTATTGTCGAGGCTGCGCAGCGGATGGCCCGCGTTCAGGAAGAGACGTTCAAACCGATTCCTGCCAATGTTGCCGTGTACAATAAATTGTACGCGGAATACAATGCGCTGCATGATTATTTCGGACGGGGCGCCAATGACGTCATGAAACGGCTGAAGGCGATTAAAGAACAAGCAGGCATGCTATAA